Proteins from a genomic interval of Fodinicurvata sp. EGI_FJ10296:
- a CDS encoding UDP-N-acetylmuramoyl-L-alanyl-D-glutamate--2,6-diaminopimelate ligase yields MTANREADGGLPAGLSGLTADSRLVRPGFLFAALPGSRADGRAFIGDALTNGASAILLPEGSTLAPDIEARLATVTTIEDPAPRRRFALMAAAFYNRQPATIAAVTGTNGKTSVASFTRQIWETLGHRSASLGTLGLVRDGRTVAGAMTTPDPVALHADLAELADDGITHLALEASSHGLDQYRLDGLRVTAAAFTNLSHDHLDYHGTMEAYLAAKMRLFTDVLLPEGTAVLNADVPEFGILADACARAGRRVIDYGRAAAALRLADLTPRGDGLSLSVTYDGRPAVAIELPLMGAFQAENALCAAGLAIAGGNDPDDVLAAVSRLTGVHGRMERVGCHPGGAPVVVDFAHTPDALETVLTAVRPHVGAGSAGRLVVVFGCGGDRDRTKRPLMGKLATELADIVYVTDDNPRSEDPATIRAAILAAAPGAVEIGDRRAAIERAIISLERGDVLVIAGKGHETGQIVGNEIRPFDDVQVAAGVISRLTAEAGQ; encoded by the coding sequence ATGACAGCAAACAGGGAAGCGGACGGCGGACTGCCGGCGGGCCTTTCGGGGTTGACCGCCGACAGCCGTCTCGTGCGTCCCGGTTTCCTGTTCGCCGCCCTGCCCGGGAGCCGGGCGGATGGCCGCGCCTTTATCGGCGATGCGCTGACAAACGGCGCCAGCGCTATTCTTCTGCCCGAAGGCAGCACCCTTGCCCCGGATATCGAGGCAAGACTCGCCACTGTCACGACGATCGAGGATCCGGCGCCGCGCCGCCGATTCGCGCTCATGGCCGCTGCGTTCTACAATCGCCAGCCGGCCACCATCGCCGCCGTGACCGGCACCAACGGCAAGACGTCGGTCGCCAGCTTCACGCGGCAGATATGGGAAACGCTTGGCCACCGCAGCGCGTCGCTGGGAACGCTCGGGCTGGTCCGCGACGGCCGGACCGTCGCCGGCGCCATGACGACGCCGGATCCGGTCGCGCTTCATGCCGATCTGGCTGAACTGGCCGACGACGGCATCACGCATCTGGCGCTGGAAGCCTCCAGCCACGGCCTTGATCAGTACAGGCTCGACGGTCTGCGGGTGACTGCGGCGGCCTTCACCAACCTCAGCCACGATCATCTCGACTATCACGGGACAATGGAGGCGTATCTCGCGGCCAAGATGCGGTTGTTCACCGACGTCCTGCTGCCCGAGGGAACGGCGGTCCTGAACGCCGATGTTCCGGAATTCGGTATTCTTGCCGACGCCTGCGCACGCGCCGGTCGCCGGGTCATCGACTATGGCCGCGCCGCCGCGGCGCTGCGGCTCGCCGATCTGACGCCCAGGGGCGATGGCCTCAGCCTTTCGGTGACCTATGACGGCCGACCCGCCGTCGCCATCGAGTTGCCTCTGATGGGCGCGTTTCAGGCCGAAAACGCGCTGTGCGCCGCCGGTCTGGCGATCGCCGGCGGGAACGACCCCGATGACGTCCTTGCGGCTGTCTCGCGCCTGACAGGTGTTCACGGGCGTATGGAACGGGTTGGATGCCATCCCGGCGGCGCCCCGGTAGTGGTCGACTTCGCGCATACGCCGGATGCGCTGGAAACGGTACTGACGGCCGTGCGTCCGCATGTCGGTGCCGGATCGGCCGGACGGTTGGTCGTCGTTTTCGGCTGCGGTGGCGACCGCGACCGCACGAAGCGGCCGCTGATGGGCAAACTCGCCACTGAGCTGGCCGATATCGTGTACGTCACCGACGACAATCCGCGCAGTGAAGATCCGGCCACCATCCGCGCTGCCATTCTTGCAGCGGCCCCGGGCGCGGTGGAGATCGGCGACCGGCGTGCCGCTATCGAACGGGCGATCATTTCGCTGGAACGGGGCGACGTTCTGGTCATCGCCGGCAAGGGGCACGAGACCGGCCAGATCGTGGGCAACGAAATTCGCCCCTTTGACGACGTTCAGGTCGCCGCAGGCGTCATTTCACGACTGACTGCGGAGGCAGGGCAATGA
- a CDS encoding UDP-N-acetylmuramoylalanyl-D-glutamyl-2,6-diaminopimelate--D-alanyl-D-alanine ligase, translating to MTRSDLPLWTSEEAAAATDGALPVGSGARWTAHGVSIDSRAVKPGDLFVALAGEQTDGHRFVDAALKAGAAAAVVSRPIPGAGPDAPLLSVADTTEALVALGSFARLRSTARIAAITGSVGKTGTKEALRQVLADQAPTTATIGNLNNHFGVPLSLARLPSASRFGVFEVGMNHAGEIAPLSAQIKPHLALISSVDAVHLEHFASVEGIADAKAEIFTGMGPSGAAVLPRDNPHFPRLLAHARTQGLTRVLSFGADPASDARLISYTLGADGSDVEAEILGNPVRYTLPVPGYHWVVNTLGVLLAAQVMGASLERAVESLKSLSVPAGRGRRETLALAADTPGGGADTFDLIDESYNASPVAVAAALKVLGAQTPKPGARRIAILGDMLELGPSSADLHRDLAPAAIDAAVDLVFTAGPMAAHISEALPEPMRGGHAKDSASLAPIVAAAIRPGDIVMVKGSLGARMATIVQALRALGTDANTGSGLRSHSGGR from the coding sequence ATGACGCGATCCGATCTGCCGCTCTGGACCTCCGAAGAAGCAGCCGCCGCCACCGACGGTGCCTTGCCGGTCGGCAGCGGCGCCCGCTGGACAGCGCATGGCGTGAGCATCGACAGCCGCGCGGTAAAGCCGGGCGACCTTTTCGTCGCCCTGGCAGGCGAGCAGACTGACGGCCACCGGTTCGTCGATGCGGCATTGAAGGCCGGCGCGGCCGCGGCTGTCGTTTCCCGCCCCATTCCGGGCGCCGGGCCGGACGCACCGTTGCTGAGCGTTGCCGACACGACGGAAGCACTGGTCGCACTGGGCAGTTTCGCCCGGTTGAGGTCGACCGCACGCATCGCCGCGATCACCGGATCGGTGGGCAAGACCGGCACCAAGGAAGCGCTGCGTCAGGTTCTGGCCGATCAGGCGCCGACCACCGCGACGATCGGGAACCTGAACAACCACTTCGGCGTTCCGCTCAGTCTGGCGCGGCTGCCTTCGGCGAGCCGGTTCGGCGTGTTCGAGGTCGGGATGAACCATGCTGGCGAGATCGCTCCGCTTTCGGCCCAGATCAAGCCCCATCTCGCCCTGATCTCGTCGGTCGACGCCGTCCATCTGGAGCATTTCGCTTCGGTCGAGGGCATCGCCGACGCCAAGGCCGAAATCTTTACCGGCATGGGACCGTCGGGCGCGGCCGTGCTGCCTCGTGACAACCCTCATTTCCCTCGGCTGCTTGCGCACGCACGAACCCAGGGCCTGACCCGCGTCCTCAGCTTCGGCGCCGATCCGGCCAGTGATGCGCGTCTGATTTCCTACACACTCGGCGCCGACGGATCGGACGTCGAAGCCGAGATTCTCGGCAACCCGGTTCGGTACACATTGCCGGTACCCGGATATCACTGGGTCGTGAATACGCTGGGCGTGCTGCTGGCGGCACAGGTGATGGGCGCTTCGTTGGAGCGGGCGGTCGAGAGCCTGAAAAGCCTGTCCGTACCGGCCGGGCGCGGACGCCGCGAGACCCTCGCGCTCGCCGCGGACACACCGGGCGGCGGTGCGGATACCTTCGACCTGATCGACGAAAGCTACAATGCCAGCCCCGTGGCCGTCGCCGCGGCCCTCAAGGTTCTGGGCGCACAGACGCCAAAGCCCGGTGCGCGGCGCATCGCGATCCTGGGCGATATGCTCGAACTGGGGCCGTCGTCGGCCGACCTGCACCGGGATCTGGCGCCGGCGGCCATCGACGCCGCCGTCGATCTCGTCTTCACCGCCGGTCCCATGGCGGCCCACATTTCCGAAGCCCTGCCCGAGCCGATGCGCGGCGGGCATGCGAAGGACAGCGCCAGCCTGGCGCCGATCGTGGCGGCGGCCATTCGCCCCGGCGACATCGTCATGGTCAAGGGTTCGCTGGGCGCGCGCATGGCAACGATCGTTCAGGCGCTTCGGGCACTGGGAACGGACGCGAACACCGGCAGCGGCCTCCGCTCACACTCGGGGGGACGCTGA